Sequence from the Phragmites australis chromosome 11, lpPhrAust1.1, whole genome shotgun sequence genome:
TCGAAGAACACGAGTTCGTCACGTCCTCAAATTTCCACGAGTAGTAAAACATTTCTAGTGTTCTTCCAACCAAACTAAGAACCGGAGCCGAGGGAATTGGGTGCGTAGGGGGAGAGGCTCACCAGAGCTGAGGGGCAGGCCATCCTCCTGGTAGGTTCCCCTGGAGCGCCGCTGCTTCCTCCCGCGTCTCCCGCCTTCCCTGCCCCCggagcggcgcggcgcggcggccaCCGTGACCGCGAGACGCCGCCCCGGCGGCAGCACCGGAAGCGCCACGCGCCCACCACGCGGCCACGGGGCCGAGAGTTGGGGGTGGAACCGCGTGGCGGTTGAAGCGGCCACGGCGGAAGCCatcgccggcgacgaggtcggTCGGGGTGAGGCCGGTGGGGCGGGGAAGCGTACGGCCTCGATCTCAGCCACAGCGGGTAGGAGGTGGAGGCAGCCAGCATAACGGAGCGCACGTGCGATGCAGCGCGTACCCGCAGCCCGTTAACAAACCCGAACTCGATAGGCATCTCCTATCGGGTTGGCTTCTGGCCTTGTACGCTTCGCGAGTCGAGGGTTCCTCTTCCTTGCGCCGCGGCTCACCTCCCTCGACGCCGCTTGATCCTGCTGATTTCGCGGTTTCTTCCACGATTCGAGGTGAGTTTCCACCGATTGATGCCGCGCGAGACGCTAATTTTGGGAATTTCtgctgatttttttcttttatttcgttGTGGTTGTGCTAGCTTGTGATTTTGGGGGTTCCTCAGATGGGCGGCCGGGACCCTGGGGCGGGGGAAGGGGAAGATACCGGCGGGTATTCCGGGgagagcacggcggcggcggaggctccgTCGTTGAGGGATATAAGGCGGTACAAGTGCGAGTTCTGCGACGTTGTTCGGTCCAAGAAGAGTTTGATCCGCGCCCATGTCCTCCAGCTTCATAAGGTAGTGGTGCTGCTCATGGCTCCATCGCTCGGTTTAGACTTCAGATGTGTCATGTGTGtgttctttgttcttggagtaaTACTTGTGTCCTGTAGGATGAAGTGGGTGGCTTGGAGTATTACCAGGAATGCGGCAGCAGTGCACCACACAAGGAGGTCAGTCATGATTGCAAGGAGTGTGGCATGAGGTTCAAGAAGCCAGCCCATCTGAAGCAACATATGCAGAGCCATTCGCTTGAGGTATCACATGTGTGGCTTATGCTGAATTTTAGTGTACGTTCAGTGAAAGTAATGTTCGTCTGTTAAGTTGTCCGGTCTATATTTTGTGCAAGAAGAACCACGATAAGAACTACATGCTCTTTAGGGGTGGTGGCTAGTGGCTACAGCGATGTTTTAACAGTCGATTCTGTGGATGATCAATAGTTTCCAGTTGACTTTGTACCTCTTTGGCTTGTAGAGTGTTATGGTGTATGGTAGTTTGCTCCCTGAATTATGCTGACTTTTGCAGTCTATTTGTTCAGATATGGATGTGTGAAGCATTGGATCCCAAAGAACTCCAAAATGCGAGAAGGGCTTGAATGGACTAGTACCAGGATGGGGAGACCCACctaaagacgtccaaatgggccgtgcttactgggccggcccgaggcacggcactgtaggcacggcccaggcacggcacggcccgattaccgacgggccgggccggcacggcacgacgtcatgggccgtgcctgggccgagcgcgcggcacgacgggccggcacggcacggcccagtcaagtcgggccggcacggcccggcccggcactattttctatttttttatttatatttttaatttttttagctatatttaaatatttttaatctattttttatatttttatctattttctatatattttttatgtatttttttattttttttatattttttttatctatttcggcccgtcgggccgtcgggccgaaatcgtgcccgggccggcccggcacggcacggtcaccgacgggccgtgccgtgggccgaggggaaggcacgcgggccggcacggcacggcccgttactgtagatgggccgtttgggccgtgccgtagccgggccgtgccgagtcgggcccgtgccgggccggcacgaatggcccatttggccatgtttaGACCCACCTGAGAAGCTCCAATGCCTCGTTCACGCCCttgttcaggttttctcttcTGTTGCGAACTGCTTGCTGTTTGTTTATTCTGTTGCCATCACATGTGCATGTCTGTTTTGTTAGTCGTATCTGATAATTGACAAATTGACGCTACAATGCCATTTGAGTATGTCCTAGTACTGTCACCACTTGATGGTCTAATTATCAAATTAATAGCAAACCAAATAGTTTTAGCAGTGCACAGGGAAACACAATTCCTTGTGCTGTTGAGCAAAGATATGCTGGACATTAGTTATGTGTTTACTGGAATGACCAGCTCATGATGTTCTTTAGTGGAAATGATATATTCCTTGCAAGAACCAAAGTAACTCATTTGGCGGTGAGTTATGCGGATAAATGGTAGTTGCCATTTGGCTCTGTTTTGGTTGGGCTGTTTTATGGCATGCAGTGGTTTGATTCGCTTATTTTTGCAGACTACTTACTGAAATATGAATGTGTGGAGCATTGGATCCCAAAGAACTCCAAAATGCAATGAGGCCTTGAATGGACTATTATCAGGATGGGGAGACTGTCCTGAGAAGCTCCATCAAGAGTGCCTCATAAACACGCTTCTCCAGGTTTGCTCGTTCATTTCAACATGCTCATTCTAAGACTTTACTTTTGTGCCCGCTGTTGTTATTTACATGGGTGTTATATTTGTACTAGCTAAGTATTTTCAAGATACTGAAGGATCATGTCGTAGCATGCCCCGTTGTGGTACCGTTTGCTGTGCTATTACATTATTTCAAGTAAACTTTGCTTTggatataactattttgatgtatatttttttaaaaatgttgcAGAGGCCCTTTGCCTGCCATGTAGATGGTTGCCCCTTCAGCTATAGCAGGAAGGACCATTTGAACAGACATCTACTTACTCATCAAGGGAAACTATTTGCGTGCCCTATCGAAGGGTGCAACCATAAGTTCAGTATCAAAGGTAATATGCAGCGACATGTTCAGGAAATCCATAAGGATGGTTCTCCTTgtaaaagcaagaaagaatTCATTTGTCCAGAGGTTAACTGTGGGAAGACTTTCAAATATGGTTCCAAGTTAAAGAAGCACGAGGATTCACATGGTGAGAAACTCCAGACGTTCCATATTTctgataatatatttaaatatcaCACTTCGCAACAGTGTAAGCCCGATCAAATTTTTAGAGTTTATTCATGTTAAGTTCTGGTCTATGCCATCCCCTGAGCCAACTTTACCGATATGAACTCTTTGTAGTCTCTAGGAAAATTTTCTTCTATCTATCaggatttttttatatcttcAACCCCAATGTGTGTTTTTCGTCTATTATGCATGCTCTGTATGCAATTGCTTATTTTTTACATGGGCACTTAAAAGTTGCTGCTCAATTCTGTGTCGTGATGAACTTTGATGCTTGTGGTGCAGTCAAGCTGGACTACACAGAAATTGTATGTTGCGAACCAGGCTGCATGAAAACTTTTACAAATGTGGAATGCCTCAAGGCACATAGCCAATCTTGTCATCGATATGTTCAGTGTGATATCTGTGGCACTAAACAGCTAAAGAAGAATTTCAAGCGCCATTGTCGAATGCATGAAGGTTCCTGTGTTAATGAAAGGATCAAGTGCCACTTCGAGGACTGCAAATGTTCATTTTCAAAGGTGTAATTTGCAATCTTACAATGTTTGCTTCTCTTATGGATTGTTCTCTTCAATATATCGAAATATTGCTTTGTTTTTCATTATTGGTAACTTGAAACTGCAGAAATCCAATTTGGACAAGCATGTTAAGGCGGTCCATGAGCAGCACCGACCTTTTGTGTGCCAATTCTCTGGTTGTGGCAAGAAATTTTCGTACAAGCATGTAAGGGACAATCATGAGAAATCTAGTGCTCATGTGTACATTGAGGTAACATAAATAACCATCCTCATAACAAACAGTTTAACTCCAATTCTGTGCCTTTCCCTGTCAGAAGTGCTACTTGTGCTGGGATGTTTATGCTTTCCTATGAATTGTTTTGCAGGGTGATTTTGTGGAGGCTGATGAGCAACGACCACATTCAGCAGGGGGGCGGAAGAGGAAACCCATATCTGTTGAGAGTTTGATGAGAAAAAGGGTAGGGGCTCCTGATGATGCGCCTGCTCAAGATGATGCAACTGGGTATTTGAGATGGCTTCTCTCAGGTTGATTCGTTGTCCTGAACTAGAATGGAGAAGGAATGCGAGAGATCTTTGGACTCTCAAGCGCACTTGTGTAGTTTGAACTATTCGCTATGGTgctttgcatgtataggaaaaTGATAACAATATGTTAGACCAGCATGGTAGGGATAATGATTTTCAGTAATATGCTGTATTCATTAGATCTTCTGTCTTGACATGCAAGAGTGGATGCTTCGCAGCTTCAGCACAGTTTGCTAATCGGGTTGACACGCTCAGGTTGGTATGTCCCGTGTGCTTGCCTTCCTTGTTTTTCATTCCTATGTTTTTAGATTGTCTTGGATTGATGTCCCTTGCTCTCCAGCATGCATGCTGTTGCATGTATCAAGAACAGACAAGGTTGAAACACATTTGGCCTTGCCACAAGCCAATTAACTCTACTGCATCGAAGTAAATGAGTGAATACTTGAGCATTCAAGTATACAACACTTGTGCACGGTGCAGGATTGCATATGACACTGGAGCCTGAACTCTAAACATAACTGTGCAGGACTGCATATGGCACAACTCTAAACATAACTGCACATGACACTTGAGTCTGAACCACCAATGGCAATTCAGCAACACTCTAGCTTCCAAATCAAATCAAACTCAGGATCATGATAATACATCCGAGCAATGAGTCCTTATGATTTACGAGCGTTTCTATTACATGTATCCCAAACTGAGAACAAACTGTAGCGgcaaaaatttgcaaaaaaagaaaaaggagcttCTTTTAAGCCAAGCCATTGTTGAGTCGCAACATCGATCAAGGATGCTGAGTGAGATGCGCACAAAGAAACCTCGTCGACATCGACGGATCACTTCtattccgccgccgccgtcgttgcCGCTTCTCCCTCCACGTTCGGTTTGTCGGCCTGCGCCATGGCCTCCTGTCGCGCGCGGAGCACGGCGAGGACGTTGACGGCGGGCATCTGGAGGCAGCCGAGGAGGTACTGGTAGGACTGCGCTCTGGTGGGCATGGCCTCGAGCTTGGCGTAGTCGTCGGGCCCGTAGAGGCGTCCCTCAAAGACGGCGCCAGAGAAGTCATTGAGCTGCAGCAGCCACTCCTTTGTAACACCCGTTGCCACCCGCGTCGATCACCGGGACGTGAGCCAGAGTATCATACTCAGGAATAGGAAGAACtggaggatgaagaaaattcaagagagggagagagatccAAGGTGAATGTTCTgagtatttttcttctctgttctcCAATTCGATTACAAGCTGTGTTATATACACCACAGCCACACGCTGCCCAAAGGGCCACACACATGCCAACTCGACATCTACACCATGCCAGCTCATCAATCAAAAGCCGCCAGCCAACTAATTTGAATCAGTTATCTCCCGTGCTGCTCCTTGGACGACTTGCTCCAGTATCATGTCTGACATCTCCCCGTGCTTCAGACATTGCTTGACTCTAAGCAATGGCGCTAGGAAAGCGCTGCTGCACTACACAGAAATCCTTCCAGGTAGCACAATCGGCTGGCAAAGACGTCCATTTGATCAGCACTTGCGGCATCACGGAATTACCCTTCTTGACCAAGCGGCGGTCTAAAATAGCTTCATGCACCACATCTCGCCCACCCAAATCAGCAATCTGCGGCAAATGAGCATACACTGGAGGGTGATTAGAGGTAAACGGTTTcaattgagatacatgaaacACACGGGCAACTCTAGTCGATAGGCAGACTCCCTAATTTTCTGAAGCACCTTGTAAGGTCCAAAGAACTTTTAAGCCAGCTTAGGAAAAGGCCTATTGACCACAGATGCCTGGGCATAAGGTTGAAGCCTAAGCAGAACCTGTTCCCCAATCTCAAACCGTCGGTCAGACCTATTTTTGTCACCCTGGACCTTCATGCGGTTCTGAGCTGCAACCAAATGAGTTTTTAGTGCCAATTGCTGTGTTTCTCTTTCCTTTAGAAATTCAGCTACTGACACTTGAGTGGTGCCTGGAATCTCAGGCCAAGCTCCAAGTCTTGGTTCATGACCATAGATAGCTTTGAATGGAGAGCATCCTAAGGAAGAATGGAATGATGTATTATACCATAGTTCAGCCAGAGGAAGCCAACTTTTCCACTTCTTAGGAGAATCAGTCACTGCACAACGCAAGTACATTTCTAAGCATTGATTGACCCTCTccgtttgaccatcggtttgtgGGTGATAAGCTGTACTTGTGAGCAGCTTGGTGTCCAACAATTTGAACAACTCACGCCAAAAGGAGCTCAGGAACACCTTATCTCTGTCTGAGACAATGGGTTTAGACACACCATGCAGTTTGATGACATGATCCAGAACTAATCGAGCAATCTGAGGTGTTGTGAATGGGTGCTTGACTGGAATAAAGTGTACATATTTAGGATATCGATCAActatcaccaaaatcacatcaTATCCTTCAGATTTGGGCAAACCCTCTACAAAATCCGTAGCAATATCTTGCCAAGCACCAGCAGGTAAAGGCAAAGGTTGCAGTAACCCAGCAGGATGAATGTGTTCATGTTTAGCTTGCTGGCATACCTGGCATTGTTTGATGAAATTGTCCACATCTTGTTTCATAGATTTCCAATAGAAAAGCTTGTGGAGCCTATGATAAGTGGCCTTGGATCCAGAATGACCATCAAAAGCACTTGAATGCATATCAGCTATCAACTTGGTCTTAAGAGCTGAATTACAACCAATCTAAATTCGATTGTGATGTCTGATGATCCCATTATGTAAAGAATAACCTTGCTCATTAGGACTAGATATGGCCAATTGAGCCAATAACTCCTGTGCTGCAGGATCATGACATAAGAATTCACCACTTCCTGAATCCAGACTGGAACACTCTCAGAGACTGCTTGCAAAGCTAGAAGATGCCCCACCCTtaacaaagcatcagcaacagTATTCTCAACACCCTTCTTGTAAACAATTTTAAATTGAAGGCCCATCAATCTGGTCATAGCCTTTCTTTGCAAGTCAGACTACAAATGTTGTTCATCCAAATAACATAAGCTGCGATGATCAGTCCTTATGATAAACTCTTTCCATTGCAAATAAGTTCTCTACCTCTCCACTGCCATGATAAGAGCAAGAAACTCCTTCTCATAAATGAATAAGTGTTGATGCACCTCTCCCAGAGCTTTACTAAGGAATGCCACTGGTTGGCCCCTTTGCATCAGAACAACCCCAATCCCAAATGCACAAGCATCAGTTTCCACCACAAAAGTATCACTGAAATCAGGCAGGGCTAGAATAGGAGTATTGCTCATTGACTTCTTAAGATGATCAAAGGCTGCCTGTGCTTCTGTAGTCCACTGAAAGTGCTTCTTTTTCAATAAATTGGTTAAAGGTTTAGCAATGATCCCATAGTGTCTCACAAATTTTCTATAATAACCAGTGGGACCTAAAAAACCTCTCAACTCAGTCACATTGATTGGAGTTGGCCATTTAAGCATAGCTTTAGTTTTGCTTGGATCAATTGCTACCCCTGCAGCAGAAATAATATGGCTTAAATAGACCAATCTGTCTTGGGCAAAAGAACACTTATATCTCTTAATGTAGAATTGGTGCTCTCTCAATTTATCCAAGACCTATCTCAAATGATGCACATGCTCCTCCAAAGTAGCACTATAGACTAAtatgtcatcaatgaacaccagtGCAAACTTCCTCAAAAAGGACCCAAGAATGTCATTCATAGCACATTAAAATGTAGCTGGGGCATTTGTAAGCCCAAAAGACATAACCCTAAATTGGTAGTTGCCATGATGAGTTCTAAATGCAGTCTTGTATTCATCCTCCACCTTCATTCTTACTTGATGGTAACCAACCCTCAGATCTAAGCTAATAAACCATTTTGCTCCAGCTAAGTAATCCAAAATTTCATCAATTAGGGGCATAGGAAATCTGTTTTTGATAGACAAAGAGTTCAACTTCCTATACTCCACACAAAAACACCATGATCCATCCTTTTTTTGGACCAAGAGTACTGGAGAAGCAAAAGGGCTAGAGCTAGGAACAATGAAACCAGACTCCAGCAGCTACCTAACCTACTTCTCTATCTCATCTTTATGAAAAGTTGAATATCTATAAGGCTTAGAATTAACTGGGACAATATTAGGGACTAGGGGTATGGAGTGATCACAATTTCTGGTAGGTGGTAAGGTATTGGAAGCACCAAAAACATCTTGATATTCAGACAATAATTGTTGAATTACCTTACGTGCAGAAGAATCAACAGGTGAGGAAGGGTACTCCAACACTGCTAAAGCCCATATTTCATTGCCTTGGCACCATTTCAGAACTTGTGCTACATACATCTTATGAATCTCAGCTGTAGGCACTCTCACCCCATGCAAAGTGATACCACTCCCTTTGTAGTGAAATTGGAGATATTGATTCTCCCAATGGCAAACCATAGGGTTGTACTGCTTCAACCAATCATAGCCCAATATTGCATCATAAGCACCCAAATTCAAACACCCTCATATCAGTTTGAAATGTGTGACCTTGTGTCCACCACTCCAACTGAAAGACAACCTTATCGCTGAGCAATGTATCGCCATTAGCCAGCCTCACCTGAGCAGGTGATACCTGAACCGGTTGCACCCCCAATTTTGGGTAACAAGGCAGCATGAACAAAACTATTAGAGCTACCATTGTCCACAAGAATCAGCATGACTTGATTTCGAACTAAAGCTCTAATCCTCATTTGATCCTTGGCCATAGTACCAGAGATAGCATTGAGAGACAGATGATAAGAAGTAAAAGATTGAACATCTTCCAACTCCAATTGCTGCAACACCGAATCAGACAATTCCATCTGAAGATCCTCTAAGGCCAAACCATTCACCTGGGCCTGTGGCTTCTTAGGACAATGCTGAGCATGAGAAGAATCAAACTTGTCCCCACAATGATAGCAAAGACCATTGTCCCTTCTGTAATCATGCAATTGTCGTTTCTTCCACAAACTGCTCCTAGTTGTACTCAGTTTGGTGTCCTCTTTCCTTGAACTTCGAGAACCAGGTGCTTGGTATTGAAATTTAGATTTACCCTGGGCCAACACCTGTTGCTATACTCTAGCAAGCACAGTTGCCCTATCAACTAAATCAGGAAGCTGAGACTGAACAGCCCTGCGCAACTCATATTTCAAACCTTTTATGAACTGAGACACAAAAAACACCTCATCATAACTTGTGTTATGCATCGACACCTGATATCAAATCTCTTCAAATGCCGCAATATAGTCCTCAACTGACACCGATTGCTTAAGATCCAATAGATCCCCAATTGCTCTCCGGTAATCATCCACACTGAATTTAGTCTCCACAACACCAATAAACTGGTCCCAAGTTCCCAACCCATGGGTCACCCGATAAACTTGCAACCACTTAGCAGCATTGCCCTCCGTATGCAACGAAGCTGCAGTCGACCGCATCGAGGCATCCACATTATACATATGGAAATAATTGAGACACTTCTCCTTCCAAATACGCGGGTGATCCCCATCAAACTTGGGAAACGACAACTTGGGCATAGAATGACATTGTAGGTTGGCGAACTCGGTATTGTAGCGATGTGGACCAAATGTCAAGCAGGACAGTGGTGGCTCACCTGCAGTTGCAGTCGCCGCTGGTGGTGGCAGACGAGGAACTGGGCATGGAAGCAGTGGATCCCTTTGTGTATTGCCTAGACGTGGCAGACTGCTTCCACGATGCTCTA
This genomic interval carries:
- the LOC133883903 gene encoding transcription factor IIIA-like isoform X2, encoding MNVWSIGSQRTPKCNEALNGLLSGWGDCPEKLHQECLINTLLQLSIFKILKDHVVACPVVRPFACHVDGCPFSYSRKDHLNRHLLTHQGKLFACPIEGCNHKFSIKGNMQRHVQEIHKDGSPCKSKKEFICPEVNCGKTFKYGSKLKKHEDSHVKLDYTEIVCCEPGCMKTFTNVECLKAHSQSCHRYVQCDICGTKQLKKNFKRHCRMHEGSCVNERIKCHFEDCKCSFSKKSNLDKHVKAVHEQHRPFVCQFSGCGKKFSYKHVRDNHEKSSAHVYIEGDFVEADEQRPHSAGGRKRKPISVESLMRKRVGAPDDAPAQDDATGYLRWLLSG
- the LOC133883903 gene encoding transcription factor IIIA-like isoform X1, which gives rise to MGGRDPGAGEGEDTGGYSGESTAAAEAPSLRDIRRYKCEFCDVVRSKKSLIRAHVLQLHKDEVGGLEYYQECGSSAPHKEVSHDCKECGMRFKKPAHLKQHMQSHSLERPFACHVDGCPFSYSRKDHLNRHLLTHQGKLFACPIEGCNHKFSIKGNMQRHVQEIHKDGSPCKSKKEFICPEVNCGKTFKYGSKLKKHEDSHVKLDYTEIVCCEPGCMKTFTNVECLKAHSQSCHRYVQCDICGTKQLKKNFKRHCRMHEGSCVNERIKCHFEDCKCSFSKKSNLDKHVKAVHEQHRPFVCQFSGCGKKFSYKHVRDNHEKSSAHVYIEGDFVEADEQRPHSAGGRKRKPISVESLMRKRVGAPDDAPAQDDATGYLRWLLSG